The Deinococcus detaillensis DNA window CTGCACCGAGCCCGTTTTGCCCGAGACGCCGCCGTCGGCGTGAATACCGCCCGAATAGGCCGCCAGCAAACTGCCGCTGGAGTTGCCGCTGCTAAAGCTCACTCTCGCACCAGTGGTGGTAACGCCGTTCATGTTGACCACTGCCGCCGCCAGATTGACTGGGCCGAGATCTTGCTGAATCTGTGCGCCCCACGCCACTGAGCGGTTTTGGTTACCGTTGACGAGGGTGTAATTGACCCGCACGATTTGGCGCGAGCCGGTTTCGTCTACCAAATTGACGGGGCTGCTGAAGTACAAGACGCCGGCCACCGAATCGAGGGTGTAATCCACGTAACGCTTGAGCGTTTTGATGGTCTCGATTTGGGTCAGCGGGCTGACCGAAACGAGCTGCACGGTTTCGCTGTCGTGGGTGACATCGGTGCGCGAGAGATTGAGGACGCGGGTGCCGTTGGCGATCAGGTCTTCGTTGACTTGATCGTTAGAGAGGTAAGCCGCAAAACCCGAAACGCCGGGGTTGGTGCGGGTAAAGCCCGAAAGCGCGGTGGGCGTGGCGTTGATCGAGAAGACGCTGATCGGCAAGCTGGACTGCCGGTACTGGATGTTGAAGTTGGGATGCTCGTAGCGGAAGGCCACCGGATCGATGCCTTGCAGCGCCAAGTCTTCGGTGCTGCTGTCGCCGTAAGTCGAGTAGCGCTCCAGTGGATTGGTGGTTTTGGCCAGGCCTTGTTTGGCGTCCAAGCTAAAGCCGTTGCCTTGTCCGCCTTCACCGGCTGCCGCGCCCGCGACGTAGAGCTTGCCGCCGGCCAGAGGCGTTTCGTAGTAGGCTGCGCCGCGCACGCCGTAGTAGGGCGATTTGTCGGGCCCGGTGATGTCGAGTCCGGCAGTGGCGCTCAAAAAGCCGATTCCGACCCGGTTCTGGCTGGGCTGAGCGTCGAATTTTTGCTCGAAGACCTTGTCGCCGACTTGCACCTTGACGTTGAAGCGGGTGGGCGCGGACAGCGGCTGCAACTCCAGCACGCCTTCACCGTCTTTGAGGGTGATTTGGTAGCTGGCCACCGCCGGTTGCGCGTCTTTGACGGTGGGTTCGAGGCTGCTTTCCACTGTGACGACCGGTGTAAAGGTGCTCACTCCCTGCGCGTCGAGCAGCTTGACATTGACCTGGATCGGATTAATGCCGTCGGCGACGAGTTGACGGGCCGTGATCTCGGCTTTCACCGGCACACCGGCGAGGGAGACTTTGATGCTCTGGCCCCCGAAGGCAATGGTGTTTTCACCGGCCCGCAGCATCACGCCGTAAAACTCGCGGCGCTGCACACCGTTGGCCGCGTCAATGACTTTTTTACCGATCGAGGCCTCAGACACCGCGACGCCGTTGACGGTGGGCAAGCTGTTGTCACTGTCTGAACCCGACACCGCCAGGGTGATGCGGTCACGCTCGCGGAAAATGGCTCCGTCGAGCGGCAACTTGATGGCCCCGGCGTTTTCGGTTTGAGCCTGCATATCGAGGCTCTGGGCCGCGCTGAGATCGCTCAAGTCCACGTCGCCGATCAGCACTTCCTGACGGTCATGGGCGTAGCGGCCCACCAACGCGGGCGAGTTGAGCGCGGGCAAGCTGCCCTCGTGCGCCACTTTATAGGTCAGCACGCCCTGCGGCGCACCGGGAGTCGTCCAGTAAAAGCGCCCGCTCTTGCCAACTTCCGGATCAACGATGGGTTTGCTGTTGAGGGCGCTGCTGCCCATGACATAGGTGCTGCCCTGCGGAGCGCTGTGGGCAATGATGATCTGGTTGGCGCTGCGCGGCGCATCGAAGGGAATTTGCACCACCGATTCGCGCATGATGCTGGGCGCGGCGGCCACCGGCGTGGGAACTGCTACCGGTGCTGGCTCGACCTGCGCTTCGGGCGTGGGCGGCGTGACCACTACAGGCGGCGGTGGGGGCAGCTTGACCACCAAGACGCCGCCGAGTTGCTGCGTGCTTTCGCAATTGCTCTTGAGAACTGCTGTCAGCGGCGCTTGGGCATCACCCTCGGCTTTGACGCGGGCACGGTAGCTCAGGGTCTTCTCTTCGCCGGGAGCGAGCGTGCCGCTGAAGGTCGGCGGGTCGAGCGGTTCGAGCAGTTCACTGCTGCTGTCGGTCAGGGTATACGGAGCCGGAGCAGCGCTGGTGTTCTTGAGGCTGAGCGTGATGGTGGCGATCTCGCCGAGCTGAACCGGAGCCACGTCCGAGCGGCGAAGCTCGATTTGGGTGGCAGTGGGCAGCACCCGCACGCTGGCACTCTGGGTTTTGTTCCAGGGCGTCAGCGAAGCGGTGATGGTGCTGGCTTCCGGCGTAGCGGCGGTGGCAGTGGCTTCAAAGGTAAGGACACCGGGATTCTTGGCGTCTACTTTGCCTGAAAAGCTGGATTCGCCGTTGGCCGTAAAGCCTGCGGGCAAGCTGACCTGCACAGCCGCGTTCAGCGCTTGGCGCTCAAAAGCGGTGGTGGCCTGCGCGGTGAAGGTCACGACGTCGCCGACGCACACTTCCGGCTTATTAGCCGAGAAGCTCAGCGCCACGTCCGGCTTGACCTGCACGGCAACCTTACCGACGCCCTGCTTGGGAACCGTGACGCTGGATTTGTCGATGCTGACTTCCGCGCCAGTAATCGGGGCCACGCTGACCGGATAATCGCCGGACGGCACCCGCAAGCTGAATTCGCCGTTGACCGCGAGTGTTTTGTCGCCCGCTTCCACGGTGGCCTGGGTCGGCTCGTTGCCGTAAGGCAAAATCAATTCGGCAGTGACTTGCAGTTGACCAGTGGTATCGGCCTGCACCACGGTGATCGGGCCAGCCGGTTCGTTGGCGCGGCGCAGATCAAAGCCGACGGTGTTGGAAAACTGTTTTTCCTGGCCGGGCTGCTTGAGGTAGAGGGTGTAATTGCCCGCCGCTTCAGGAATGGCGATGTCTTCCCATTCGAGCTGATCGGAGACTTTGACTGGGTAGGCGTTGCCCGATGCGTCGCGCAGTTCGGCCTGCAGTTCGCTGGGACCGTCGCCGTCGTACATCCGAATATCGAGCGGGCCGCCTTTGTTGTAGACGTTGAGCGCCGGAACCCACTCGTGCGAGTGAATGTTGACGTTGAGGCGGTCAGACTGAATCGCCGCGCTGATCGACTTGAGCCGCAGTGCAAAGGTATTTTTGCCGTTGCCTTCGGTCTGTACACGCAAGGTGTACTCACCAGCAGGCAAATCCTGATTGATAAAAGTCTGCCAGTCTTGCTGCCCGCGTCCGAAATCTTTGGTCAGCAGCACGTCTTCTTGGTCGGCTTGCCCCGCCACTTTGGTGAGCTTGATCAGCGAGAAGGTGCTGTGAACGCTGGGATCGGCGTAGGACTCATCGCCGTAATACGTGGCTGAGCGGTAATCCTTGGGATCGAACTGAGCGCTGTAGAGGTCGAGTTGCACTCGGCTGGCTACACCCACGACCAGCTTGAGGTCTTGGTCGCCGACGGTCCAGAGCAGCTTGTTGCCGACACTGGTCAGCGGTAAAGAGGTGGCGATGTCCTGAGCGGCGGCGCTGGCGATCAGCGCGGCGGTCAGGGTGGTAATGGCGCGTTTCACTCAGTACCTCCACTCGGCTGTCGGATCAGTGACAGCGGCTTTCTGGTCGCCGCCGAAACGGAAACGGTAGGTTACGGCGCGGCTTCCGGCGGGCAGCGGATCAAACGTCAGTGCGTTCTGGCCGTCGAGCAGGGTTGCGCCTGTTGGCAGCGGATCTTGCAGGGTAAAGCCGCCGAGCGCCGCAGGGGTACTGAGGGTCAGCTGCACCAAGTAAGTGTTGGCTTCAGGGGTGGTAAAGACCTGCTTGTGGACAGTGAAACTGCCCATCTTGAGGGTGGTGTCGCGGATCACGCCGATGTCACCGGCCACCGAGGCCAGCGGGAAGTCCACGCTGGTGAGCTGACGGCACATCACGCCCCGGCTGCCCGGCAGTCCGCCGTCTTGCGGCAAGCTGAGATTTTGGGCGTAGACGCTGCTGGGGTCGAGGCGCAGTGCCCAGAAGCCTTCTTTGAGGGTGGCGAAGTGATAGCGGCCTTGCGTGTCGGTCAGCGAGGTGCGCCCATTGGCCAGAATCACGCGGGCACTCACCATCGGGATATCGAGGCCCTTGTCGTAAGTGCCGTTGCGGTTGACGTCGATGAAGACCGAGCCGACGAGGTCGCACAGCGGCTCGAAGATCAGCGCCCGAATGCGGTTGGTGGTTTGCGAGCCGACATTTTGCGAAGCGTTTTCGCTGCTGATGGCGTTGGCGATGGCGGTGTTAGTGACGCTGGTGCCGACTTTCGGCGAAACCAAAGCCTCAAACGTGACGGCGGCGGTTTGGCCGGGGCCGAGGTTGCTGACGATCCAGGTGTAGTTCTGGCCGTCGACTGCCGGATCACCAATCGGGGTGCCGTCGAGGCGACTGGAACCCGGCACGTATTGGATGCCGATGGGCATAGTATCCACGATTTCCACGCGCTTGAAAGTGGCATTTTTGGAGGGATTGGTGACGGTGAAGGTATAGGTGATGGTGTCGCCGATTGATGCTTCGGCGGGAGAAGAAGTCTTGTTGAAGATCAGGGCGCTGCCGAACACGGTGGTGGAGACTTCGTTGGAGGTCAGCGGCTCGTTAAACTCACTGCTCACCATCGTGAAGCTGTTCTTGATGATGGTGTCATCGGGCGTAGCCGCCTTAACTTGCGTCACCAGCGTCAGGTTGACGGTCGCTTTGGGAGCGATACTGCTGATCTTCCAAATCACTGCACCGTTAACGAGCGCACCGCCGCTGTCCGCCGAGACGAAGTCAAGGTTGGGATCGAGTTGATCGGTGACGACCACGTTGGTGAGAGGAACGCTCAAAGGGTTGACGATTTTGAGGGTGTAGGTGAGCTGCACTCCTTGCTTGACCACGCCGCCGGGCGAAACGCTCTTGACGAGCTGCGGCACTTCATCGGTGACGCTCGTGACCACGTCAACGGTCTGGTTTTGGGCTGCGCCCTGAGCGCTGGTGGCCGTCAGAAGCACCCGCAGGGCCTCACTTCCGTCGGTGGGAGGGACGCTGCTGGTCGGGGTATAGCAAGCTGCGAACGACTTACTCGCGCCGGGCGTCAGCGCCACGGACTGCTGGAAGGCTGAGCCGTCGAGCTCGGCCAAGCGGATGGTGGCGCTGCCCTTGACCACTTGGCCGCTGATACTGATGGTGTCGTTGACATCGCCGAGGTTTTTGACGGTGTGCTGGAAGCAGATCTCGCGGTTCAGGAAAGCGAGCGGCTTGGTTTGAAGATCGTCACTGCTCAGCTCGCCGCCGGGCAGGGCTTCGGGGTTGTTGACTGGTCCTAACGCGATTTTGGGGGTGTAGCGTACTTCCACAGTGGCGCGAGCTTCGAGGTTGAAGCCGAGGCTTTGAAGGGTGGCAATGTTGGTGCGGCTACCGGAGACTTGGCTCGGTGCAACGAGTCGAAAATTCAGGCTCAAGATTCCACCGGGCAGGAGCGAACCGATTCGCACCCGCACGCCGCGCACGCTGCCGGGTTCGGCAGTGGCCCAGGTGTTCCCGTCGGCGGTGTACTCGATGGTTCCGGCGCTGGTGGAAGCAGAACCGCTCACAAAGCGGAAGTCAATCATGTCGGGCGTATCGAGCCGATCCGTTACGATTACTTCACGCGAAGTGCCTAGCCCAGTGTTGGCGGCGTTGATCGACACGCTGACTTCTTGGCTAGGCCGTACGACAGATTGACCGAAAGCTTTGGTCAGGCTCAATACCGGCGGTTCCTCGGCCTGCACCTTGCCTATGTTGTTGTTGTCAACTGCGCCGCCCTCATTGGCCGGGCAAGCTGCCACCAGATTCAGGTAAGCCGCGCCGCGTGCTGCCGCAGCAGACTTGAAGCTGACCAGCATCGGCACCACTTGATCGGCCTTGAGCTGCACACTGGTGAGTGGGCCTTCGCCGCTGTCGATTTGGCCGCTACCGTTGTAATCGGCGTAAATATTGACATCGCTTAGCGGGAAAGCCGAGGCAGGATCTTGCGGGGCGCTCAGCGTAAAGATACTGTCGGTGTTGCCTGAGTTGGCCAGGGTGTAGCGCAGCAAACCGCTTTCGCCCGGCAAGAGGCTGACAACCTGACCGGGGTTGCTCACCGTGCCATCCGGCAAAACGCTGGGCCGGCACTGCGCGGTAATCACCGTTTTGACGGGCGGCGTGATTACTGTTCTTGGCGGGAGCGTCAGGTCTTCAGGTTGGTAGTCGAGCGTGGCCCGGTTTTCGATAACCGTGCCAGCAGGCGTTTGGCTCGGCCCGCCGACGGCCAAACCTGCACCGCTCAGCGCGAGGATCAGCGCCGCGAGTGGTTTACGCATCAAGGTATTTCGCACAGTGCCTCCAGAAAAGAGTGGTGGGGCCAAAACAGAGTCTTGGTGTGGCTGCCGGGTGTTCTTCAGCACATTAAAAAGCGTATGGATTGAGGGCTGCCGAACAATAAAACGAAGTTTCTAATGTTGGGAATGACAAAAAGGGAAATCACACAGCAAAAGCAGGCCAAAAATCACCAAAAACGCGGGCACAGGTTTGAGAAGGGGGCGCACTCCACTCCGAAAAGTAGAGTGCGCCGCCTCAGAACAATTACTTAACCGTCACCTTGAAGGTGGCGCTGATGCTCTCACCGGGCTTGAGGATGTCGGCATTGGTAATGTTGCCGTCATTGTTGGTGTCTACGCCGGTGTAGATGGTGCTGCCATCAGGCTGGGGCGCAGCCGGAGCATTGGCGCTCCACGTGGTGCCGTTGGTGCTGTAGAGCACCTTGCCGGTGGAGGTGGAGGTGGCCGCAAAGCTGACGTAGTTGGTATTGGCCGGAACAGTGTCCTTCAAGATCGCCTTGACGATGTTGGCGTTGGCCTTGTTGGTTCCGGAGATGGTATAGGTCAGCAAATCGCCGGGCTGGGCCTTGTCCTTGTCTACAGTCTTGGTGACGACGGGCGGGGTGCCGTTGCCGCCGACCTTGACGGTGTCGTTAGTGTCAGGGATGGTGCCTGAGATGGGCGAGACAGCTTTCTGATTGATGGTATAGGTGCCCTGAGCCGAGGCGCACGGCACGGGGATAACCGCCACCAGCTTGAGGGTCGCGCCAGGAGCGATAGGGCCGGTGTCTTGGCCGCCAGCCACGGTGGGCAGGGCAACTTCGC harbors:
- a CDS encoding isopeptide-forming domain-containing fimbrial protein, whose amino-acid sequence is MRNTLMRKPLAALILALSGAGLAVGGPSQTPAGTVIENRATLDYQPEDLTLPPRTVITPPVKTVITAQCRPSVLPDGTVSNPGQVVSLLPGESGLLRYTLANSGNTDSIFTLSAPQDPASAFPLSDVNIYADYNGSGQIDSGEGPLTSVQLKADQVVPMLVSFKSAAAARGAAYLNLVAACPANEGGAVDNNNIGKVQAEEPPVLSLTKAFGQSVVRPSQEVSVSINAANTGLGTSREVIVTDRLDTPDMIDFRFVSGSASTSAGTIEYTADGNTWATAEPGSVRGVRVRIGSLLPGGILSLNFRLVAPSQVSGSRTNIATLQSLGFNLEARATVEVRYTPKIALGPVNNPEALPGGELSSDDLQTKPLAFLNREICFQHTVKNLGDVNDTISISGQVVKGSATIRLAELDGSAFQQSVALTPGASKSFAACYTPTSSVPPTDGSEALRVLLTATSAQGAAQNQTVDVVTSVTDEVPQLVKSVSPGGVVKQGVQLTYTLKIVNPLSVPLTNVVVTDQLDPNLDFVSADSGGALVNGAVIWKISSIAPKATVNLTLVTQVKAATPDDTIIKNSFTMVSSEFNEPLTSNEVSTTVFGSALIFNKTSSPAEASIGDTITYTFTVTNPSKNATFKRVEIVDTMPIGIQYVPGSSRLDGTPIGDPAVDGQNYTWIVSNLGPGQTAAVTFEALVSPKVGTSVTNTAIANAISSENASQNVGSQTTNRIRALIFEPLCDLVGSVFIDVNRNGTYDKGLDIPMVSARVILANGRTSLTDTQGRYHFATLKEGFWALRLDPSSVYAQNLSLPQDGGLPGSRGVMCRQLTSVDFPLASVAGDIGVIRDTTLKMGSFTVHKQVFTTPEANTYLVQLTLSTPAALGGFTLQDPLPTGATLLDGQNALTFDPLPAGSRAVTYRFRFGGDQKAAVTDPTAEWRY
- a CDS encoding TonB-dependent receptor, which codes for MKRAITTLTAALIASAAAQDIATSLPLTSVGNKLLWTVGDQDLKLVVGVASRVQLDLYSAQFDPKDYRSATYYGDESYADPSVHSTFSLIKLTKVAGQADQEDVLLTKDFGRGQQDWQTFINQDLPAGEYTLRVQTEGNGKNTFALRLKSISAAIQSDRLNVNIHSHEWVPALNVYNKGGPLDIRMYDGDGPSELQAELRDASGNAYPVKVSDQLEWEDIAIPEAAGNYTLYLKQPGQEKQFSNTVGFDLRRANEPAGPITVVQADTTGQLQVTAELILPYGNEPTQATVEAGDKTLAVNGEFSLRVPSGDYPVSVAPITGAEVSIDKSSVTVPKQGVGKVAVQVKPDVALSFSANKPEVCVGDVVTFTAQATTAFERQALNAAVQVSLPAGFTANGESSFSGKVDAKNPGVLTFEATATAATPEASTITASLTPWNKTQSASVRVLPTATQIELRRSDVAPVQLGEIATITLSLKNTSAAPAPYTLTDSSSELLEPLDPPTFSGTLAPGEEKTLSYRARVKAEGDAQAPLTAVLKSNCESTQQLGGVLVVKLPPPPPVVVTPPTPEAQVEPAPVAVPTPVAAAPSIMRESVVQIPFDAPRSANQIIIAHSAPQGSTYVMGSSALNSKPIVDPEVGKSGRFYWTTPGAPQGVLTYKVAHEGSLPALNSPALVGRYAHDRQEVLIGDVDLSDLSAAQSLDMQAQTENAGAIKLPLDGAIFRERDRITLAVSGSDSDNSLPTVNGVAVSEASIGKKVIDAANGVQRREFYGVMLRAGENTIAFGGQSIKVSLAGVPVKAEITARQLVADGINPIQVNVKLLDAQGVSTFTPVVTVESSLEPTVKDAQPAVASYQITLKDGEGVLELQPLSAPTRFNVKVQVGDKVFEQKFDAQPSQNRVGIGFLSATAGLDITGPDKSPYYGVRGAAYYETPLAGGKLYVAGAAAGEGGQGNGFSLDAKQGLAKTTNPLERYSTYGDSSTEDLALQGIDPVAFRYEHPNFNIQYRQSSLPISVFSINATPTALSGFTRTNPGVSGFAAYLSNDQVNEDLIANGTRVLNLSRTDVTHDSETVQLVSVSPLTQIETIKTLKRYVDYTLDSVAGVLYFSSPVNLVDETGSRQIVRVNYTLVNGNQNRSVAWGAQIQQDLGPVNLAAAVVNMNGVTTTGARVSFSSGNSSGSLLAAYSGGIHADGGVSGKTGSVQYGASFRYQDGKYVGLNSTPVGTAAVGQADVALTDKFGVRIGGDYSSSVSNAAGTASKTNTQGHVSLLATYLLNPVKVGLGVEYGFGDTSGLAGVASVGYVQGENSVDLQHSQPISGGLKPHTTLRGKVGIARNVTLNVSDDYEWGGDNAATVGLQTTLGGTNLSVSYDLPGNGGSGNRARFGVDTSLPLGEHLGLGVSGSYAYSVGTGKSEWNVGPSLKYTADNLVATTGVDLAQTDHLRTVVKGGVSYNVTDQFSLSLDGTKVFSGVKSEEGNQFAVSAALRNGAWQGLSYLRYSDGALGGKNPQFIGEANAEYHRADYSVRAGLAGRMLAGDSGSLTLQLSVSGTYYLNDTFGIGAAARGLFQPGTNYSAYSLGLEASARVLPGTWATLGYNPVGFDGVASNLYTRRGLYVRLDLMLDDGQRDNSLSLSQGDKK